One Natrinema halophilum genomic window carries:
- a CDS encoding NAD(P)-dependent alcohol dehydrogenase, whose amino-acid sequence MQAARLHEYTDEMDEALSIDEVDRPNLDRSDQVLVEVEGAGWCQTDNHIIEGMWTDYAPQDLPMTLGHENAGIVAETGDEVSLVEEGDPVICHPVQTCGICRPCRLGEDMYCENSAFNGLTTDGGFAEYLQTNERAVIPLPDGVDPTDIAPHADAGITAYHAVKKAVDELNPGDTCVVIGVGGLGHIGLQCLEAMSAAEIVAVDIKDEALELAEDLGARHTVNSAEEDLADVITDLTDDEGAQQVVDFVGGDETTGTAPEIVAAGGDHHVVGYGGHIHEPSQALVNGEFSFRGTLVGKYAELQELVALVDRGDVELRTERHELDDINTVAERLEHNEIEGRAVVLPP is encoded by the coding sequence ATGCAAGCAGCCAGACTCCACGAGTACACCGACGAGATGGACGAGGCGCTCTCGATCGACGAAGTTGACCGGCCGAACCTCGATCGATCCGATCAGGTACTGGTCGAGGTCGAAGGCGCAGGGTGGTGTCAAACCGATAACCACATCATCGAGGGGATGTGGACCGACTACGCACCGCAAGATCTGCCGATGACGCTGGGCCACGAGAATGCGGGTATCGTCGCCGAGACCGGCGACGAGGTGTCGCTGGTCGAGGAAGGCGATCCAGTGATCTGCCACCCCGTACAGACCTGCGGTATCTGTCGGCCCTGTCGGCTCGGCGAGGACATGTACTGCGAGAACAGCGCGTTCAATGGACTCACCACCGACGGTGGCTTCGCCGAATACCTCCAGACCAACGAGCGCGCGGTGATCCCCCTGCCCGACGGCGTCGACCCGACCGATATCGCGCCCCACGCCGACGCGGGAATCACGGCCTACCACGCCGTGAAGAAAGCGGTCGACGAACTGAATCCCGGAGATACGTGCGTCGTCATCGGCGTCGGCGGACTCGGCCACATCGGCCTGCAGTGTCTCGAGGCGATGAGCGCCGCAGAGATCGTCGCCGTCGACATCAAGGACGAAGCGCTCGAGTTGGCTGAAGACCTGGGCGCTCGACACACCGTCAACTCCGCGGAAGAGGACCTCGCCGACGTCATCACGGACCTGACTGATGACGAGGGTGCTCAGCAGGTCGTCGACTTCGTCGGCGGCGACGAGACGACCGGGACGGCGCCCGAGATCGTCGCCGCCGGCGGTGATCACCACGTCGTCGGCTACGGCGGCCACATCCACGAACCCAGCCAGGCGCTGGTCAACGGCGAGTTCTCGTTCCGCGGAACGCTCGTCGGCAAGTACGCGGAACTACAGGAACTCGTCGCGCTCGTCGACCGCGGCGACGTCGAACTCCGAACGGAGCGCCACGAGCTCGATGACATCAACACGGTCGCGGAGCGCCTCGAGCACAACGAAATCGAGGGTCGTGCGGTCGTTCTCCCGCCCTGA
- a CDS encoding amidohydrolase family protein has product MYQYNGEEIFVIDGHVHLWDATEENIKHQGGEEFIQCFYDYHTTFTPEERQWSIDEYRRYGADRMVEDLFGNAAADMAIFQPTYLTDFYTEGFNTTEQNAELATEHPERFVLNGTFDPRDGDEGLEYLEELHDEYRIPGVKLYTAEWRGDSKGWRLDDEEAFEFLEKCSELGIENIHAHKGPTIRPLNRDAFDVADIDDAASSFPELNFVVEHVGLPRLDDFCWIAAQENNVYGGLAVAAPFAQNRPGKFSEIMSELLWWLGEDRILFGSDYALWNPDWLVEEVVEAELTQEDRIEYGVEWDLETKRKVMGENAADLYDIDIEEKRRAFREDEISLQFDLEDHYASEEPAPADD; this is encoded by the coding sequence ATGTATCAGTACAACGGAGAGGAGATATTCGTAATCGACGGGCACGTCCACCTGTGGGACGCCACGGAAGAGAACATCAAACACCAGGGTGGGGAGGAGTTCATTCAGTGTTTTTACGATTATCATACGACGTTCACGCCGGAGGAACGGCAGTGGAGCATCGACGAGTATCGCAGGTACGGTGCCGACCGGATGGTCGAGGACCTGTTCGGCAACGCCGCCGCGGACATGGCGATCTTTCAGCCGACGTACCTCACCGACTTCTACACGGAGGGGTTCAATACCACCGAGCAGAACGCCGAACTCGCGACCGAACATCCCGAGCGATTCGTCCTCAACGGTACCTTCGATCCGCGTGACGGTGACGAGGGCCTCGAGTACCTCGAGGAACTCCACGACGAGTACCGGATACCCGGCGTCAAACTCTACACCGCCGAGTGGCGCGGCGACTCGAAGGGCTGGCGACTCGACGATGAAGAGGCCTTCGAGTTCCTCGAGAAGTGTTCCGAACTCGGCATCGAGAACATCCACGCGCACAAGGGGCCGACGATTCGACCGCTGAACCGCGACGCGTTCGACGTCGCCGATATCGACGACGCGGCTTCGTCGTTCCCGGAGCTCAACTTCGTCGTCGAGCACGTCGGATTGCCTCGCCTCGACGACTTCTGCTGGATCGCCGCCCAGGAGAACAACGTCTACGGGGGGTTGGCTGTCGCCGCACCGTTCGCTCAGAACCGGCCGGGCAAGTTCTCCGAGATCATGTCCGAACTCCTCTGGTGGCTCGGCGAGGACCGCATCCTCTTCGGCTCGGACTACGCCCTCTGGAACCCCGACTGGCTCGTCGAGGAGGTCGTCGAAGCCGAACTCACGCAGGAAGACCGCATTGAGTACGGCGTCGAATGGGACCTCGAGACCAAGAGAAAGGTGATGGGCGAGAACGCCGCCGACCTCTACGATATCGACATCGAGGAAAAACGGCGGGCGTTCCGGGAGGACGAAATCAGCCTGCAGTTCGATCTCGAAGACCACTACGCGAGCGAAGAGCCCGCACCGGCGGACGACTGA
- the cgi121 gene encoding KEOPS complex subunit Cgi121 — protein sequence MRLLECRFAIDDLDSFVATIGGIGDRHGVTVQAFDARYVADRRHLERATELADRAIERSENIARDRAVEILLYAAGRRQIDQALEMGVRVGDIRAVVLVDGDTDEDEESALEAIEALDACVEREATLEPEDTETLCGFFHITDSERAATDAPLSALVRERVALLEVEK from the coding sequence GTGCGGCTACTCGAATGTCGATTCGCGATCGACGACCTCGACTCGTTCGTGGCCACCATCGGCGGGATCGGCGACCGCCACGGCGTGACGGTCCAGGCCTTCGACGCGCGCTACGTCGCCGATCGTCGCCATCTCGAGCGGGCCACCGAACTTGCCGACCGTGCCATCGAGCGCAGCGAGAACATCGCCCGGGATCGCGCCGTCGAGATCCTGTTGTACGCCGCCGGTCGCCGGCAAATCGACCAGGCGCTCGAGATGGGCGTACGCGTTGGCGACATTCGAGCGGTCGTCCTCGTCGATGGAGATACCGACGAGGACGAGGAAAGTGCTCTCGAGGCGATCGAGGCACTGGACGCGTGCGTCGAGCGAGAAGCGACGCTGGAGCCCGAAGATACGGAGACGCTGTGTGGCTTCTTCCACATCACCGATTCCGAGCGGGCGGCCACCGACGCGCCGTTGTCGGCGCTGGTTCGCGAGCGGGTCGCGCTGCTCGAGGTCGAGAAGTAG
- a CDS encoding iron-sulfur cluster assembly protein, which yields MSARTSDGPTRAAVRDRLDRVTDPELDRSIVALEYIDAIEIDGGHVTVHLTLPTAWCSPAFAWMMAVDARDEVESLPTVETARIALHDHMHETEINRGVNERLTFAAAFPDADGDVDAVRSELDDTARVARQYDAVETLLDAGLDADAIVDFRLRDLEEDELVPDRQFESDGDASETVAVSVRDRAFAVVVPAAPLARYLEKARETELVANPADVLFRTPEGDPIDAETFDLVHRRGRLATVSMSSQGGICDGLREAREGRLEGTAND from the coding sequence ATGAGCGCACGGACTTCCGACGGCCCGACTCGAGCGGCCGTCCGCGACCGCCTGGACCGGGTCACCGATCCGGAACTCGACCGCTCGATCGTCGCACTCGAGTACATTGACGCGATCGAGATCGATGGTGGACACGTCACCGTCCACCTCACGCTCCCGACGGCCTGGTGCTCACCTGCGTTCGCCTGGATGATGGCCGTCGACGCCCGCGACGAAGTCGAGTCCCTGCCGACGGTCGAGACGGCCCGCATCGCGCTCCACGATCACATGCACGAGACGGAGATCAACCGTGGCGTGAACGAGCGGCTCACGTTCGCGGCGGCGTTTCCGGACGCCGACGGCGACGTCGACGCGGTCCGTTCGGAACTCGACGACACGGCTCGCGTCGCTCGACAGTACGACGCGGTCGAAACGCTCCTCGACGCCGGTCTCGATGCGGATGCGATCGTCGATTTTCGCCTCCGCGACCTCGAGGAAGACGAGCTGGTGCCAGACCGACAGTTCGAATCCGACGGCGACGCCTCCGAGACCGTCGCCGTCTCCGTTCGCGATCGCGCCTTCGCTGTCGTCGTTCCGGCGGCCCCTCTGGCGCGCTATCTCGAGAAGGCCCGCGAGACGGAACTCGTGGCGAACCCGGCCGACGTCCTGTTTCGAACGCCGGAGGGCGACCCGATCGACGCCGAGACATTCGACCTCGTCCACCGGAGAGGGCGGCTCGCGACGGTCTCCATGTCGAGCCAGGGAGGGATCTGTGACGGGCTTCGAGAGGCGAGGGAGGGTCGCCTCGAGGGGACCGCCAACGACTGA
- a CDS encoding inorganic phosphate transporter, which yields MVALSFAVLVGTAVLTCLFMAWVLGANSNSPPFAPAIGANAISTMRAAFIIGMLAAAGALMQGGSISETVGAALIDGVAITPLAATAGLLTAATFMAIGIYTRYPIPAAFATTGAMIGVGLSLGGDPAMATYRQLGTFWLLVPIMSGGLAYVTAIVLRREDIPEPIAVPILAGIVGAIVANVRLGIIPDPTAEQGSLAGFIARQFGGGPTLVAGADLGTVLATIGVGGLAFYWVRRRILVSVEKGIRSFLLVLGGIVAFSSGGSQVGLATGPLENLFRTELGLPGIVLLAIGAVGILAGAWMGAPRLLQATSREYAQLGVRRSIAALVPGFIVAQLAIALGIPISLNNIVLSGVIGGGLAGGSAGVSRRKIGVTITFWLLTLGSSVVVGYGLYQLFARVIG from the coding sequence ATGGTCGCACTCTCGTTTGCGGTCCTGGTCGGGACCGCTGTTCTCACCTGTCTGTTCATGGCGTGGGTCCTCGGGGCGAACAGCAACTCGCCACCGTTCGCCCCCGCGATCGGCGCGAACGCGATATCGACGATGCGAGCGGCGTTCATCATCGGCATGCTCGCGGCCGCCGGTGCCCTCATGCAGGGCGGTAGCATTTCCGAAACCGTCGGCGCGGCGCTCATCGACGGCGTCGCGATCACGCCGCTGGCGGCAACTGCGGGCCTGCTGACGGCGGCGACGTTTATGGCGATCGGGATTTACACGCGGTATCCGATCCCGGCGGCGTTCGCAACGACGGGCGCGATGATCGGTGTCGGGCTCTCACTCGGGGGCGATCCCGCGATGGCTACGTACCGACAGCTCGGGACCTTCTGGTTGCTCGTTCCGATCATGTCTGGAGGCCTCGCGTACGTGACGGCGATCGTGCTGCGACGCGAGGACATTCCCGAACCGATCGCCGTCCCGATACTCGCAGGAATCGTCGGCGCGATCGTCGCGAACGTTCGACTCGGGATCATCCCCGATCCCACAGCCGAGCAGGGCAGCCTCGCAGGGTTTATCGCCCGCCAGTTCGGCGGCGGTCCGACGCTCGTCGCAGGTGCCGACCTCGGAACGGTCCTCGCGACGATCGGTGTCGGCGGGCTGGCGTTTTACTGGGTCCGACGGCGGATCCTCGTTTCAGTCGAAAAGGGGATCCGCTCGTTCCTGCTCGTTCTCGGCGGGATCGTCGCGTTCTCCTCGGGGGGGTCCCAGGTCGGGCTCGCGACCGGGCCCCTCGAGAACCTCTTTCGCACCGAACTCGGCCTGCCGGGAATCGTGTTGCTCGCGATCGGCGCCGTCGGAATCCTCGCGGGGGCCTGGATGGGCGCGCCGCGGCTGTTGCAAGCCACTTCGCGCGAGTATGCGCAACTTGGCGTCCGTCGCTCTATCGCGGCACTCGTTCCGGGGTTTATCGTCGCGCAGCTGGCGATCGCACTCGGGATTCCGATTTCGCTCAACAACATCGTCCTCTCGGGCGTCATCGGAGGGGGGCTCGCCGGCGGCTCCGCCGGCGTTTCGCGGCGCAAGATCGGCGTCACGATCACGTTCTGGTTGCTGACGCTCGGGAGTTCGGTCGTCGTCGGCTACGGCTTGTATCAGCTGTTCGCGAGGGTGATCGGCTGA
- a CDS encoding carbohydrate-binding protein → MTRDDSDTGSLGGRRIDKRTQQLTKNHNDRAALERDDDGGASSHGSRRRFLQVGATALAATAIGTSSVAAQAADEACGSHDELVVGGGDFVLKNNDWGGDVDMCIRTNTDGSYGYEWATRTTGGQPNYPQVLLGTKPWGSDTGVQDFPVRRGGVDQLELEVDVDINISGGKWNLAEEWWLMDSPVSEQTETHTHEIMLVLDWGEGFTNGSVEEANVWTDTFGNTIDYWSAHSAGGTSADFHIFRVQGGLSSGRVDLKPVIDFMSERHGVGGQKWISGIELGNEYWQGSQGDVTYHQCDVTINGTTYTSGGGSGGGNNGGGRNGGDETDPGNEDGDTGNGNEDGDTGNGNEDGDTGNGNEDGDTGNGGENGNQNDDGQNDNGGSDGSESYPAWDPNQVYLEGDRVVHDGAVWEAQWWAQGEEPKDEQWYVWKRVEDADGAPSTEPDTGSTPAWDSSKIYREGDRVTHDGTTWEAQWWTQGQEPRNEAWYVWQPVE, encoded by the coding sequence ATGACACGAGACGATTCCGATACCGGAAGCCTGGGGGGTCGACGGATCGACAAACGGACGCAGCAATTGACAAAAAATCACAACGATCGAGCGGCGCTCGAGCGAGACGACGACGGAGGCGCCTCGTCTCACGGGTCTCGCCGGCGGTTCCTGCAAGTCGGTGCGACCGCGCTCGCAGCCACGGCGATCGGTACTTCTTCTGTTGCAGCACAGGCGGCCGACGAAGCGTGTGGTTCGCACGACGAGCTCGTCGTCGGCGGCGGCGATTTCGTGCTGAAGAACAACGACTGGGGCGGGGACGTCGACATGTGTATCAGGACGAATACCGACGGCTCGTACGGCTACGAGTGGGCGACGCGGACGACCGGCGGGCAGCCGAATTACCCGCAAGTCCTCCTGGGGACGAAACCCTGGGGCTCGGACACGGGCGTCCAGGACTTCCCAGTTCGCCGGGGAGGCGTCGATCAGTTAGAACTCGAGGTGGACGTAGACATTAACATCTCCGGCGGCAAGTGGAATCTCGCCGAGGAGTGGTGGTTGATGGATAGCCCCGTCTCAGAGCAGACGGAGACCCACACGCACGAGATCATGCTGGTCCTCGACTGGGGTGAGGGCTTTACCAACGGCAGCGTGGAAGAAGCAAACGTCTGGACGGACACATTCGGCAACACCATCGACTACTGGTCGGCTCACAGTGCCGGCGGCACGAGCGCCGACTTCCACATCTTCCGGGTCCAGGGCGGCCTTTCATCTGGCCGCGTCGACCTCAAACCGGTCATCGACTTCATGAGCGAGCGACACGGCGTCGGCGGCCAGAAGTGGATCTCCGGGATCGAACTCGGGAACGAATACTGGCAAGGCAGTCAGGGCGACGTCACCTACCACCAGTGTGACGTCACCATCAACGGCACCACCTATACGAGCGGTGGTGGCAGTGGTGGCGGTAACAACGGTGGCGGCCGAAACGGGGGCGATGAGACCGATCCCGGAAACGAGGACGGCGACACCGGAAACGGCAACGAGGACGGCGACACCGGAAACGGCAACGAGGACGGCGACACCGGAAACGGCAACGAGGACGGCGACACCGGAAACGGCGGCGAGAACGGCAACCAAAACGACGATGGCCAGAACGACAACGGCGGGAGCGATGGCAGCGAATCGTACCCGGCCTGGGACCCCAACCAGGTCTACCTCGAGGGCGACCGCGTCGTCCACGACGGTGCCGTCTGGGAGGCCCAGTGGTGGGCGCAGGGTGAAGAGCCGAAAGACGAGCAGTGGTACGTCTGGAAGCGAGTCGAGGACGCAGACGGCGCTCCCTCCACCGAGCCCGACACCGGTTCGACTCCCGCCTGGGACTCGTCCAAAATCTACCGCGAGGGCGATCGAGTGACCCACGACGGCACCACCTGGGAGGCCCAGTGGTGGACGCAGGGACAGGAACCCCGCAACGAGGCGTGGTACGTCTGGCAACCGGTCGAGTAG
- a CDS encoding carbohydrate-binding protein — protein sequence MTQDGPHTGNTGDRRIDSEKKQLTTMQSDHPSTIEVDNGEVSSSGGSRRRFLQVGATALAATAIGSSSVAAQEATESCGSFDEIQVGGGDFVLVNNDWGGDVDMCIKANADGSYGYEWATRTTGGQPNYPQALLGTKPWGSDTGVQDFPIRRGNVDQLELEIDIDQNISGGEWDLAEEWWLMDAPVSEQTETHTHEIMLVLDWGGGHNHYMEEENVWTDTFGNTIDYWANYSSGGTSADFHIFRVRGGLSTGRVDLTEVIDFMSERHGVGGQKWISGIELGNEYWQGSQGDVTYNQFDVTINGTTYSSGSGTSNGGGNNGGENGNDDQNGDGGENGNDDQNGDGGENGNDDQNGNDDQNGNGGENGNDDQNGNEGDAGNGGSDGSESYPVWQEDEIYLEGDRVIHDGAVWEAQWWAQGEEPKDEQWYVWKRVKDASGVIPVDPGAGPTPAWDSSKIYREGDRVTHDGTTWEAQWWTQGQEPRNEAWYVWQPVE from the coding sequence ATGACACAGGACGGTCCGCACACAGGAAACACGGGGGATCGACGAATCGATAGCGAGAAGAAGCAACTGACGACGATGCAGAGTGACCACCCATCGACGATCGAGGTAGACAACGGCGAAGTCAGCTCGTCAGGTGGGTCCCGCCGACGGTTCCTCCAAGTCGGTGCGACCGCGCTCGCGGCCACTGCAATCGGTAGTTCGTCTGTCGCTGCACAGGAGGCCACCGAATCATGCGGTTCGTTCGACGAGATTCAGGTCGGCGGCGGCGACTTCGTACTCGTCAACAACGACTGGGGCGGGGACGTCGATATGTGCATCAAAGCCAACGCCGACGGTTCGTACGGCTACGAGTGGGCAACGCGGACGACCGGCGGGCAGCCGAACTACCCGCAGGCCCTGCTCGGAACGAAGCCCTGGGGCTCGGACACTGGTGTCCAGGACTTTCCGATCCGTCGAGGGAACGTCGACCAGCTCGAGCTCGAGATCGATATCGACCAGAACATCTCCGGGGGCGAGTGGGACCTCGCCGAGGAGTGGTGGTTGATGGACGCGCCGGTCTCCGAGCAGACGGAGACCCACACCCACGAGATCATGCTGGTCCTCGACTGGGGCGGCGGACACAACCACTACATGGAGGAAGAAAACGTCTGGACCGACACATTCGGCAACACCATCGACTACTGGGCGAACTACAGCAGCGGCGGCACGAGCGCCGATTTTCACATCTTCCGGGTCCGCGGCGGCCTCTCGACCGGCCGCGTCGACCTGACGGAAGTCATCGACTTCATGAGCGAGCGCCACGGCGTCGGCGGTCAGAAGTGGATTTCCGGGATCGAACTCGGGAACGAATACTGGCAAGGCAGCCAGGGCGACGTCACCTACAACCAGTTCGACGTCACCATCAACGGCACCACCTACTCGAGCGGCAGCGGTACCAGTAACGGTGGTGGAAATAACGGCGGCGAGAACGGAAACGACGACCAGAACGGAGACGGCGGCGAGAACGGAAACGACGACCAGAACGGAGACGGCGGCGAGAACGGAAACGACGACCAGAACGGAAACGACGACCAGAACGGGAATGGCGGCGAGAACGGAAACGACGACCAGAACGGGAACGAGGGTGACGCGGGCAACGGCGGAAGCGACGGCAGTGAATCGTACCCGGTCTGGCAGGAAGACGAAATCTACCTCGAGGGCGACCGCGTGATCCACGACGGTGCCGTCTGGGAGGCCCAGTGGTGGGCCCAGGGTGAGGAGCCGAAAGACGAGCAGTGGTACGTCTGGAAGCGGGTCAAAGACGCGAGCGGCGTCATTCCCGTCGATCCTGGTGCGGGTCCGACCCCTGCGTGGGACTCGTCCAAAATTTACCGCGAGGGCGACCGAGTGACCCACGACGGCACAACCTGGGAAGCCCAGTGGTGGACGCAGGGACAGGAACCCCGCAACGAGGCGTGGTACGTCTGGCAACCGGTCGAGTAG
- a CDS encoding universal stress protein: MTDFAPDRVLVPELGRPRADEALAYALETFPDAEIVLLAVVTPLDAPLSEGGVLERHEERTAEARASATELLESAADSAATDRVRIETVEGRPGTVVPRYAANEGIDHVVMIGSGTGSDGFLRRFLGRGIAGTVVERTSRPVTVLG, from the coding sequence ATGACCGACTTCGCTCCCGACCGCGTCCTGGTTCCGGAGCTCGGCCGTCCGCGAGCCGACGAGGCGCTCGCCTACGCCCTCGAGACATTTCCCGATGCCGAAATCGTCCTGCTGGCCGTCGTGACGCCGTTGGATGCGCCGCTCAGCGAGGGCGGCGTCCTCGAGCGACACGAGGAACGGACCGCGGAGGCCCGGGCCAGCGCGACCGAATTGCTCGAATCGGCCGCCGATTCCGCGGCGACGGATCGGGTTCGGATCGAGACGGTCGAAGGACGGCCGGGAACCGTCGTTCCTCGATACGCGGCCAACGAAGGGATCGATCACGTCGTGATGATCGGCTCCGGTACCGGCTCGGACGGTTTCCTCAGGCGGTTTCTCGGCCGCGGGATCGCGGGGACCGTCGTCGAACGGACGTCGCGTCCGGTTACGGTCCTCGGCTGA
- a CDS encoding ATP-dependent DNA helicase — protein sequence MNVEELSRLPAGAVDHFRREGIEELYPPQAEAVEAGATDSESLVAAVPTASGKTMIAALSMLSAIERGGKALYIVPLRALASEKKAEFEAYEEFGVTVGVTTGNYESTSDWLATKDIIVATSEKVDSLVRNGADWLSDLTCVVSDEVHLIDDRNRGPTLEVTLAKLRQLTPQLQVVALSATVGNADEIADWLDAALVETDWRPIDLRMGVHYGNALNFDDGSTREVAVDGSEKQEAALVRDILEEGGSSLVFVNSRRNAEAAAKRLGKVTSSELAAEEQAALAELADDIRDDSDTETSADLADCVEHGSAFHHAGLSNTQRSLVEDAFRDRLLKVISATPTLAAGVNTPARRVVVRDWRRFDPSAGGMAPLDVLEVHQMMGRAGRPGLDPYGEAVLLAKSHDESEELFDRYVWADPEPVRSKLAAEPALRTHVLATIASGFARTRDGLLEFLEATLYASQSTEAGRLETVTDTVLQYLESNDFIERDGGDGSAEADDGAFTSAAALAESGGRDESLEATSLGHTVSRLYLDPMSAAEIVHGLERADDRPTALGLYQLVSRTPDMYELYLRSGEDEKFGELYYEREAELLGDAPSEFEEDRFEDWLSALKTGKLLEDWAEETDEARLTDRYKIGPGDLRGKVDTAEWLLGAAESLAAEIDSDWTVAVREARARVEHGVGEELLELVSVGDVGRKRARSLYERGIETPSDLRTADKGVVLDALKGEKTAETILENAGREDPSMDGIEPKSAGSSTGTATAASSDGNRNDESMESEATDGDADDGQSSLGDF from the coding sequence ATGAACGTCGAGGAGCTGTCGAGGCTCCCAGCCGGTGCCGTCGACCACTTCCGGCGCGAGGGAATCGAGGAGCTGTACCCGCCACAGGCCGAGGCGGTCGAGGCCGGGGCGACGGACAGTGAGAGTCTCGTCGCGGCCGTCCCCACTGCGAGCGGGAAGACGATGATCGCCGCGCTGTCGATGCTGTCGGCGATCGAACGCGGCGGGAAAGCGCTGTACATCGTCCCCCTGCGAGCCCTCGCCAGCGAGAAGAAAGCGGAGTTCGAGGCCTACGAGGAGTTCGGCGTCACGGTCGGCGTGACGACGGGCAACTACGAGAGTACCAGCGACTGGCTCGCGACCAAAGACATCATCGTCGCCACCAGCGAGAAGGTCGATTCGCTCGTGCGAAACGGCGCGGACTGGCTCTCCGATCTCACCTGCGTCGTCAGCGACGAAGTCCACCTCATCGACGACCGGAACCGAGGGCCGACGCTGGAGGTGACGCTCGCGAAACTCCGCCAGCTAACGCCCCAGTTGCAGGTCGTCGCGCTCTCGGCGACGGTCGGCAACGCCGACGAGATCGCCGACTGGCTCGACGCCGCGCTCGTCGAAACCGACTGGCGACCGATCGACCTGCGGATGGGGGTCCACTACGGCAACGCCCTGAACTTCGACGACGGATCGACGCGCGAGGTGGCGGTCGACGGGTCGGAAAAACAGGAAGCCGCACTCGTCCGCGACATCCTCGAGGAAGGCGGTTCGTCGCTCGTCTTCGTCAACTCCCGACGGAACGCCGAAGCCGCCGCGAAACGGCTGGGGAAGGTCACGAGTTCCGAGTTGGCAGCCGAGGAGCAAGCAGCGCTGGCCGAACTGGCCGACGACATCCGGGACGACAGCGATACCGAGACCAGTGCGGATCTGGCCGACTGCGTCGAGCACGGCTCGGCTTTCCACCACGCCGGTCTCTCGAATACCCAGCGGAGCCTCGTCGAGGACGCCTTCCGCGACCGGCTCCTGAAAGTAATCTCTGCGACGCCGACCCTCGCAGCGGGGGTGAACACGCCCGCGCGCCGCGTGGTCGTCCGCGACTGGCGGCGCTTCGACCCGAGCGCCGGCGGGATGGCCCCGCTGGACGTTCTCGAGGTTCACCAGATGATGGGGCGGGCCGGTCGACCCGGGCTCGACCCCTACGGCGAGGCCGTCCTGCTCGCGAAAAGCCACGACGAAAGCGAGGAACTGTTCGACAGATACGTCTGGGCCGATCCGGAGCCGGTTCGGTCGAAGCTCGCGGCCGAACCCGCACTGCGGACGCACGTGCTTGCGACCATCGCCTCCGGCTTCGCTCGCACACGAGACGGGCTCCTCGAGTTCCTCGAAGCGACGCTGTACGCCAGTCAGTCGACCGAAGCCGGCCGACTCGAGACGGTGACAGACACGGTTCTGCAGTACCTCGAGTCCAACGATTTCATCGAGCGCGACGGCGGTGACGGATCGGCCGAGGCCGACGACGGGGCGTTTACCTCCGCAGCGGCTCTCGCCGAGAGCGGTGGCAGAGACGAGTCACTCGAGGCGACGAGCCTCGGCCACACCGTCTCGCGGCTCTACCTCGATCCGATGAGCGCAGCCGAAATCGTACACGGGTTAGAGCGAGCGGACGACCGTCCGACGGCGCTCGGACTCTACCAGCTCGTCTCGCGGACGCCGGACATGTACGAGCTCTATTTACGCTCCGGTGAGGACGAGAAATTCGGCGAACTGTACTACGAGCGCGAGGCAGAACTTCTGGGCGATGCGCCAAGCGAGTTCGAGGAGGACCGCTTCGAGGACTGGCTGTCAGCGCTCAAGACCGGCAAGCTCCTAGAAGACTGGGCCGAGGAAACGGACGAAGCCAGACTGACGGATCGATACAAGATCGGCCCGGGCGACCTGCGCGGAAAGGTCGACACGGCCGAGTGGCTACTCGGCGCGGCCGAGTCGCTGGCCGCCGAGATCGACAGCGACTGGACAGTGGCGGTCAGGGAGGCTCGCGCCCGCGTCGAACACGGCGTCGGCGAAGAACTCCTCGAGCTCGTCTCGGTCGGCGACGTGGGGCGCAAGCGCGCCCGTAGTCTCTACGAGCGCGGCATCGAGACGCCGTCCGATCTTCGGACCGCGGACAAAGGTGTCGTCCTCGACGCCCTCAAAGGCGAGAAGACGGCCGAAACCATCCTCGAGAACGCCGGACGCGAAGACCCGTCGATGGACGGCATCGAACCGAAATCGGCGGGGTCGTCGACCGGGACTGCAACAGCCGCCTCGAGCGACGGAAATCGCAACGACGAATCGATGGAGTCGGAAGCGACGGATGGAGACGCGGACGACGGACAATCGAGCCTGGGTGATTTCTAG
- a CDS encoding ferredoxin, with translation MKVEYDEDTCIGMFQCVAEWDAFEKDTSKGKAVLDGSEEVEGGLFVREVPEDAELDAKFAARSCPVDAITIYDDDGEQLIP, from the coding sequence ATGAAAGTCGAATACGACGAGGATACCTGTATCGGGATGTTTCAGTGCGTCGCCGAGTGGGACGCCTTCGAGAAGGACACGTCGAAGGGAAAAGCCGTTCTCGATGGCAGTGAGGAGGTCGAGGGCGGCCTTTTCGTTCGCGAAGTGCCCGAAGATGCAGAACTCGATGCGAAGTTCGCCGCACGGTCCTGTCCCGTCGATGCGATTACGATTTACGACGACGACGGCGAACAGCTGATCCCGTAA